A genomic segment from Clostridium pasteurianum BC1 encodes:
- a CDS encoding C40 family peptidase yields the protein MHKRIICIVMAVGVVLGISTKAFADPSLSDQLSSSQAQYNQSQAALNASQAKFNDLVNKIQALDVQMQENMTQAEQIKGKIDKVEGNITQEKKNLEAAQQRVKEEQDLYKSRLRAMYIMGNDGYLSALLDSKGFGDFITKIDNISKVAQFDNNLIASLNERQQEVQNKENSLETSKKELVSLQAESSKNLANLGKQKADQEPLVAQYKVEIASATTASANAKAQVDAVNGKITAQKNAEAAAAAQAAEAAKAVAAAKAAASSAVASATTSTADVTVSINRGTPVTPKPAPKPPAPNPAVSGSIVGYAEQFLNVPYVWGGTSPSGFDCSGFVQYVYSHFGVSIPRTSEDQFGYGTPVSQSQLQVGDLVFFEPDSNGLPGHVGMYIGGGDIIQAPHTGDVVKITPLAYMGSYMGARRVR from the coding sequence TTGCATAAGAGAATAATATGTATTGTTATGGCAGTAGGTGTTGTATTAGGTATTAGTACTAAGGCATTTGCAGATCCTTCTTTAAGTGATCAGCTAAGTTCGTCTCAGGCTCAATACAATCAAAGCCAAGCCGCATTGAATGCATCGCAGGCTAAATTTAATGATTTGGTGAATAAGATACAGGCTTTAGATGTTCAAATGCAAGAGAATATGACTCAAGCAGAGCAAATAAAAGGTAAAATAGATAAGGTTGAAGGCAATATAACCCAGGAAAAGAAGAATCTAGAAGCGGCGCAGCAGCGTGTAAAAGAAGAACAAGACTTATATAAAAGTAGGCTGAGAGCCATGTACATAATGGGTAATGATGGATATCTAAGTGCTTTATTGGATTCTAAAGGATTTGGGGATTTTATAACAAAAATTGATAATATTAGCAAAGTAGCTCAATTTGACAATAATTTAATAGCCTCGTTAAATGAAAGACAACAGGAAGTTCAAAACAAGGAAAATTCATTAGAGACAAGTAAAAAAGAATTAGTTTCATTACAAGCTGAAAGTAGTAAAAATTTGGCGAACCTTGGAAAACAGAAAGCGGATCAAGAGCCTTTAGTGGCACAGTATAAAGTTGAAATAGCATCAGCAACTACAGCTAGTGCTAATGCAAAGGCACAAGTGGATGCAGTAAATGGTAAAATAACGGCACAGAAGAATGCAGAGGCTGCTGCGGCTGCACAAGCTGCGGAGGCAGCTAAAGCAGTAGCGGCTGCTAAAGCAGCAGCAAGTTCAGCAGTTGCTAGTGCAACAACATCAACTGCTGATGTTACGGTTTCTATTAATAGAGGTACTCCAGTAACACCAAAGCCAGCGCCTAAGCCACCAGCGCCTAATCCAGCAGTAAGTGGTTCTATAGTGGGATATGCAGAGCAATTTCTTAATGTACCGTATGTTTGGGGAGGTACAAGCCCTAGCGGATTTGACTGTTCAGGTTTTGTTCAATATGTATATTCTCATTTTGGTGTATCAATACCTAGGACAAGTGAGGATCAATTTGGATACGGAACACCTGTAAGTCAATCACAACTTCAAGTAGGTGATTTAGTATTCTTTGAACCTGATAGCAATGGTCTTCCAGGTCATGTTGGTATGTATATAGGCGGAGGAGATATAATACAGGCACCTCACACAGGTGATGTTGTAAAAATTACGCCACTTGCGTATATGGGTTCATATATGGGCGCAAGAAGAGTGAGATAG
- a CDS encoding NlpC/P60 family protein, whose product MHKKLLCAVIALGITLSISGRAFADPSLDDQLNSAQTQYNQGQSKLSSAQKKASDLQHKIETLDNEIQQGMAQIDSLNGKISNTEADIKVSQDKIKRSEENIKVEQNKYNETIRAMYINGNNSYLDAVLQSKGLSDFISRVDNIKTVASYNDRIITDLNSRKQEIQKKKDVLDGEKQKLVALKDEQNTKLTALNKQKSDQTPLVEQANAEVNSAQQLSASANAQISAINKKVQDMKVAQAAAVVSINRGGSAPAVTGGYSSDAIVTYAAQFQGVKYVWGGTSPSGFDCSGFVQYVYAHFGISIPRVSEDQFNFGTPVDISNLQPGDLVFFHNDGRGPGHVGMYIGGGLMIHAPHTGDVVKIMPLSYESGYCGARRVR is encoded by the coding sequence GTGCACAAAAAATTACTATGTGCTGTTATAGCTTTAGGTATTACTTTATCTATCAGTGGCAGGGCCTTTGCAGATCCATCTTTAGATGATCAGCTTAATTCCGCACAAACTCAATATAATCAGGGACAAAGTAAGCTTAGTTCAGCGCAGAAAAAGGCTAGCGATTTACAGCACAAAATAGAGACACTTGATAATGAGATTCAACAGGGGATGGCTCAAATTGACAGTTTAAATGGCAAGATAAGCAATACAGAAGCTGATATAAAAGTATCACAGGACAAAATAAAAAGATCAGAAGAAAATATAAAAGTAGAACAAAATAAGTATAATGAGACTATAAGAGCTATGTATATTAACGGAAATAATAGTTATTTAGATGCAGTATTGCAATCAAAGGGATTAAGTGACTTTATTTCTAGAGTGGATAATATAAAAACAGTAGCTAGCTACAATGATAGGATTATTACAGATTTAAATTCAAGAAAACAAGAAATACAAAAGAAAAAAGATGTTTTAGACGGAGAAAAACAAAAGCTTGTCGCTCTTAAGGATGAACAGAATACGAAGCTTACTGCCTTAAATAAACAAAAATCAGATCAAACTCCTCTTGTGGAGCAGGCTAATGCTGAGGTGAATTCAGCACAGCAGTTAAGTGCTTCCGCAAATGCTCAAATTTCAGCTATAAATAAGAAAGTTCAAGATATGAAAGTTGCACAAGCAGCGGCTGTTGTTTCAATAAATAGAGGTGGCAGTGCTCCAGCAGTAACTGGTGGTTATTCCAGTGATGCTATAGTAACCTATGCTGCTCAATTTCAGGGAGTTAAATATGTTTGGGGTGGGACGAGCCCTAGTGGATTTGACTGTTCAGGCTTTGTTCAGTATGTATATGCACATTTTGGTATATCAATACCTAGAGTAAGTGAAGATCAATTTAATTTTGGAACTCCTGTAGATATATCAAATCTTCAACCAGGAGATTTAGTATTTTTTCATAATGACGGCAGAGGGCCAGGCCATGTTGGTATGTATATAGGCGGAGGGCTTATGATACATGCACCTCATACTGGAGATGTAGTAAAAATTATGCCGCTTTCATACGAAAGTGGATATTGTGGAGCAAGAAGAGTAAGATAG
- a CDS encoding AbrB/MazE/SpoVT family DNA-binding domain-containing protein — MKSIGVVRRVDELGRIVIPIELRRTLNIAEKDALEIYVDGEQIILKKYEPACIFCGDARDVVNYKGKNICESCLEELKQGR; from the coding sequence ATGAAATCAATAGGTGTAGTAAGAAGAGTGGACGAACTAGGTAGAATAGTTATCCCTATAGAATTAAGAAGAACTTTAAATATAGCTGAAAAAGATGCTTTGGAAATTTACGTAGATGGAGAACAAATCATATTAAAAAAATATGAACCAGCATGTATATTCTGTGGAGACGCAAGAGATGTTGTAAATTATAAGGGAAAAAATATTTGTGAATCTTGCCTAGAAGAATTAAAACAAGGTAGATAA
- a CDS encoding HD domain-containing protein translates to MLYKLEWRRAVNMVNIIKEMKKALIDLGGDAYLVGDYVREKLIKPEVNIKKMKILYSEDINELFKLFKEKLNYNIRFYNNKKVLIIENEGFIVEIWKLTFKSIEEYLENMDYTMNAVALKLTDNKIIDPYQGRIHIKRRIIQEINDKSIEKHPLSILKGIAYYMGYGMHFSINTELHIKEQSKNLKNKFGNTLLRELMHIINIDKNGVAFNILDQYSILENILPYTKELKTIGKCKYHLEDAFTHMNAAYELLKEIQAKKIELQGLDLELLSEDMEGYKLIDFLALAVFVHDIGKFKNYKKVDNKVSFAGHEIAGENIMREVCKQLDMPKAAQELICTVVEAHMYPLSLYKIKKNENEFKKELNKFFNKYSNYSIYIIIASYCDILATNIYYDSQHKAEEYKIFIEELIEMK, encoded by the coding sequence TTGTTATATAAATTAGAATGGAGACGTGCAGTAAACATGGTAAACATAATAAAAGAAATGAAAAAAGCACTTATTGATTTAGGCGGAGATGCATATCTAGTAGGTGACTATGTAAGGGAAAAACTTATAAAGCCTGAAGTCAATATTAAAAAAATGAAAATTCTTTATAGTGAGGATATTAATGAGCTTTTTAAATTATTTAAAGAGAAATTAAACTATAATATTAGATTTTATAATAATAAAAAAGTGTTAATAATAGAAAATGAAGGCTTCATAGTGGAGATATGGAAATTAACTTTTAAAAGCATAGAAGAATATTTAGAGAATATGGATTATACAATGAATGCAGTGGCCCTGAAATTAACGGACAATAAAATTATTGATCCTTATCAAGGAAGAATTCATATTAAGAGAAGAATTATACAGGAAATTAATGATAAAAGTATAGAAAAGCATCCTTTGAGTATACTAAAGGGTATTGCCTATTATATGGGATATGGAATGCACTTTAGTATTAATACTGAATTGCACATAAAAGAGCAGAGTAAAAATTTAAAGAACAAATTTGGCAATACCTTACTAAGAGAACTTATGCATATTATTAATATAGATAAAAATGGTGTAGCCTTTAATATATTGGATCAATATTCAATTTTAGAGAATATATTGCCATATACTAAAGAACTTAAAACTATAGGGAAATGTAAGTACCATTTAGAGGATGCTTTCACCCATATGAATGCTGCTTATGAATTATTAAAAGAAATTCAGGCTAAAAAAATAGAATTACAGGGATTAGATCTAGAATTATTAAGTGAGGATATGGAAGGATACAAATTAATAGATTTTTTAGCATTAGCTGTTTTCGTGCATGATATAGGGAAATTTAAAAATTATAAAAAAGTTGATAATAAGGTAAGTTTTGCAGGTCATGAGATAGCTGGCGAAAATATAATGAGAGAAGTGTGTAAACAGCTAGATATGCCTAAAGCAGCACAAGAATTAATCTGTACTGTAGTAGAAGCACATATGTATCCTTTAAGCTTATATAAAATAAAGAAAAATGAGAATGAATTTAAGAAAGAGCTAAATAAATTTTTTAACAAGTATAGTAACTATAGTATCTATATAATTATAGCATCTTATTGTGATATTTTGGCAACTAATATATATTATGACTCTCAGCATAAAGCTGAAGAATATAAAATTTTTATTGAAGAACTTATAGAAATGAAATAA
- a CDS encoding cysteine desulfurase family protein, whose translation MEVYMDNSATTRPYKEVIDEMVYVMEDYYGNPSSAYSIGVKAEKKCNEARNIIAKSINASKEEIIFTSGGSESNNFLLKGFVKGEGHIITTKIEHPSVMNTCMQLESEGIRVTYLDVDARGKVDVQALESSINKDTQIVSIMHVNNEIGVIQDLETIGKIIKEKSSRIKFHVDAVQSYGKLNIDVHKCNIDLLSASGHKIHGPRGIGFAYVRKGLVPKVLIEGGGQEKNYRSGTENLPAICGMAKASEKIYENIKNNYKSVEAVKKYFIDKLKNIKDIRINSEIADDYLPHILNVSFKGVRAEVLLHYLEEYKIYVSNGSACSAKRHKMSHVLKSIGLSNNEIEGAIRFSFNEYNSFDEVDYTIEKLNSGLQMLRRLKI comes from the coding sequence TTGGAAGTATATATGGATAATAGCGCAACAACCAGGCCATATAAAGAAGTAATAGATGAAATGGTATATGTTATGGAAGATTACTACGGTAATCCATCCTCGGCATATAGTATTGGTGTTAAAGCGGAAAAAAAGTGTAATGAGGCAAGAAATATAATTGCAAAGTCAATAAATGCTTCTAAGGAGGAAATAATATTTACTTCAGGAGGTAGTGAGAGCAATAATTTTCTCTTAAAGGGCTTTGTAAAAGGTGAAGGACATATAATTACAACAAAGATTGAGCACCCAAGTGTTATGAATACTTGTATGCAGCTAGAAAGTGAAGGGATAAGAGTTACTTATTTAGATGTAGATGCACGAGGTAAAGTTGATGTACAAGCATTAGAAAGCAGCATAAATAAGGATACACAAATTGTAAGTATCATGCATGTAAATAACGAAATTGGAGTGATACAGGATCTGGAGACTATAGGAAAGATAATTAAAGAAAAAAGCAGTAGAATAAAATTTCATGTAGATGCAGTACAAAGTTATGGGAAACTTAATATAGATGTTCATAAATGTAATATAGATTTGTTATCGGCCAGTGGACATAAGATACATGGGCCACGAGGAATCGGTTTTGCCTATGTTAGAAAAGGACTTGTTCCAAAAGTATTAATTGAAGGTGGAGGACAGGAAAAAAATTATAGGTCGGGTACAGAAAATCTTCCAGCTATTTGTGGTATGGCAAAAGCATCAGAAAAAATATATGAAAATATTAAAAATAATTATAAAAGTGTAGAGGCTGTTAAGAAATATTTTATAGATAAATTAAAGAATATTAAGGATATTAGGATAAATAGTGAAATAGCCGATGACTATCTTCCTCACATACTAAATGTTTCCTTTAAAGGTGTGAGAGCAGAGGTTTTACTGCACTATCTTGAAGAATATAAAATTTACGTTTCCAATGGTTCGGCATGTTCTGCTAAAAGACATAAGATGAGCCATGTACTTAAATCTATAGGATTAAGTAATAATGAAATTGAAGGAGCCATAAGATTTAGTTTCAATGAGTATAATTCTTTTGATGAAGTAGATTATACTATAGAAAAGCTTAATAGCGGTTTGCAAATGTTAAGGAGATTAAAAATATGA
- the thiI gene encoding tRNA uracil 4-sulfurtransferase ThiI — translation MRKLILVKYASEIFLKGLNKNKFEKKLRDNIKYVLKGLDYEFISDQGRWFIYSEQIDELVNRLKRLFGIAELCIVTEIETDMEKIYEECIREIREDGSSTFKIETKRANKSFPINSMEINQKVGAYILENVENVSVDVKSPECRITVEIRNNTYVYSKKIKAAGGMPYGTNGRTLLMLSGGIDSPVAGYMMARRGVELSCVYYHSHPYTSERAKEKVKDLARILQTYTGNITLYVVPFTDIQMSIIEKCRKDELTIIMRRFMMRIACEIAEKNGIHSVSTGESIGQVASQTMEGLVVSNDAADRPVFRPLIASDKGDIMDTARIIGTYETSILPYEDCCTIFVPKHPKTKPILGEIIKEESILDIDELVKNAVDNMEIYSDL, via the coding sequence ATGAGAAAACTTATACTTGTTAAATATGCTTCAGAAATATTTTTGAAGGGGTTGAATAAGAATAAATTTGAAAAAAAACTTAGAGACAATATAAAATACGTGCTAAAGGGATTAGACTACGAATTTATAAGTGATCAGGGAAGGTGGTTTATTTACTCAGAACAAATAGATGAATTGGTAAACAGACTTAAGAGATTATTTGGTATTGCAGAACTTTGCATTGTTACAGAGATAGAGACGGATATGGAAAAAATATATGAAGAATGTATTAGAGAAATTAGAGAAGATGGATCGAGTACCTTTAAGATAGAGACAAAGAGAGCTAATAAAAGTTTTCCTATAAATTCTATGGAGATTAATCAGAAGGTTGGAGCATACATATTAGAGAATGTAGAGAATGTTTCAGTAGATGTAAAAAGCCCTGAATGCAGGATAACTGTGGAAATAAGAAATAATACCTATGTATATTCTAAAAAGATAAAAGCAGCGGGAGGAATGCCTTATGGTACTAATGGCAGAACTCTTCTTATGCTTTCAGGTGGGATAGATTCACCTGTAGCTGGATATATGATGGCAAGAAGAGGTGTTGAACTGAGCTGCGTTTATTATCATAGCCATCCCTATACCAGCGAAAGGGCAAAGGAAAAGGTTAAAGACCTTGCAAGAATTCTGCAAACCTATACGGGAAATATAACTCTTTATGTAGTACCATTTACAGATATTCAAATGAGTATAATTGAGAAGTGCAGAAAAGATGAACTTACAATTATTATGAGAAGATTTATGATGAGAATTGCCTGTGAAATTGCCGAAAAAAATGGAATTCATTCAGTATCAACTGGGGAAAGTATTGGGCAAGTGGCAAGCCAGACAATGGAAGGACTTGTAGTTAGTAATGATGCAGCTGACAGGCCTGTATTTAGGCCGCTTATAGCCAGTGATAAGGGTGACATAATGGATACTGCAAGAATAATAGGAACTTATGAAACATCTATATTGCCCTATGAGGATTGTTGTACCATATTTGTACCAAAGCACCCAAAGACAAAGCCCATATTAGGGGAAATTATTAAAGAAGAATCTATTTTGGATATAGATGAATTGGTGAAAAACGCAGTAGACAATATGGAAATTTATAGTGATCTATAG
- a CDS encoding PspA/IM30 family protein yields MGVINRLSNIFKAKVNNALDEVENPIELLDQKLRDMDKSLNDAKLSSAQILGNVHEIEKKLEKAKVESKDFDEKVKLAIKAGNDDLAKRALERKLEADKRIQSLETSYADASAKATAIKTKLRDLEEEIQKTRNYRDEAAARYNNAEATKKVNEVLANVDAGSNKINIDDIERKIERKEALAEGLGDLQVDNSLDKEFEKLNDLNLDDELAKYKSSIDSTNSKDSTNSK; encoded by the coding sequence ATGGGAGTAATAAACAGATTATCTAATATCTTTAAGGCAAAGGTTAATAACGCATTAGACGAGGTTGAAAATCCAATTGAATTATTGGATCAAAAATTAAGAGACATGGACAAAAGTCTAAATGATGCAAAGCTTTCTTCAGCACAAATACTTGGTAATGTTCATGAAATTGAAAAGAAGCTTGAAAAAGCAAAAGTAGAATCAAAGGATTTTGACGAGAAAGTGAAGCTTGCAATAAAAGCAGGTAATGATGATTTAGCTAAGAGAGCTCTTGAAAGAAAACTTGAAGCTGACAAAAGAATTCAAAGTTTAGAAACAAGTTATGCTGATGCTTCTGCGAAAGCTACAGCCATAAAGACAAAATTAAGAGATTTAGAAGAGGAAATACAAAAAACTAGAAACTACAGAGATGAAGCTGCTGCAAGATACAATAATGCAGAAGCTACTAAAAAGGTCAATGAAGTTCTTGCAAACGTAGATGCCGGTTCAAATAAAATCAATATTGACGATATAGAAAGAAAAATTGAGAGAAAAGAAGCTCTTGCTGAAGGTCTTGGTGATTTACAAGTTGATAATTCTTTAGATAAAGAATTTGAAAAATTAAATGATCTAAATCTTGATGATGAACTTGCAAAATATAAATCTTCCATAGACTCTACAAATTCAAAAGACTCTACAAATTCAAAATAA
- a CDS encoding amino acid permease: MKVIFIVKGVLSIKQKKRLILCLFLTLIFTFYNLISPEFLNFNSNTKYNIVYGAPRGGFNGGSFKGSSSSGSSKSYKSGSFSSGSSSSSSSSKGTSGSTSSNPSGGSTSSSGWFGQNNNNSNQGSTKRSFIPIPIPIPFGGSHYGGYGGGSIASFIFKLIFFIIIIIIIYKIFKKFKR, encoded by the coding sequence GTGAAAGTAATCTTTATTGTAAAGGGGGTGCTTTCAATAAAGCAGAAAAAGCGTCTAATTTTATGTTTATTCCTTACACTAATATTTACCTTTTATAACCTAATATCTCCTGAATTCTTAAACTTTAATTCTAATACTAAATATAATATAGTTTACGGAGCACCTAGAGGTGGTTTTAATGGCGGCAGCTTCAAAGGAAGTTCATCTTCAGGAAGTTCTAAAAGCTATAAGTCCGGCAGCTTTAGCAGTGGTTCCTCCAGCAGCTCCAGTTCTAGTAAAGGAACTTCTGGAAGTACCAGCAGTAATCCTTCAGGGGGTAGTACCAGCAGCAGTGGTTGGTTTGGACAAAATAACAATAATTCAAATCAGGGTTCAACAAAACGTTCCTTTATACCAATACCTATACCTATACCCTTTGGTGGGTCACATTATGGCGGTTATGGTGGTGGATCAATAGCTTCATTTATTTTTAAACTTATATTTTTTATCATAATAATCATAATTATTTACAAAATATTTAAAAAATTTAAAAGATAA
- a CDS encoding DUF1836 domain-containing protein, with protein sequence MKYKNFTIDDIRKMANEISQESVIPYEDLPRYDLFLSQVTDYLNDKFKGEKYTNNIVQNYIKNEVISKPEDGRKRGYTKNHLVQLLLLSYMRPILTTEEIKKVFRLAFNEINDREDDIISLEIAYKAFSNIQQENYNNFLAKDYFNEKEFKNMIKEAKLEGEEEERIMVFIVVMNLIAEASVIKNIAKNVIDEYFNGRE encoded by the coding sequence TTGAAATATAAGAATTTTACTATAGATGATATAAGAAAAATGGCAAATGAGATATCCCAAGAAAGTGTTATACCCTATGAAGATTTGCCTAGATATGATTTATTTCTATCTCAAGTAACAGATTATCTCAATGATAAATTTAAAGGAGAAAAATATACTAATAATATAGTTCAAAATTATATAAAAAATGAGGTTATATCAAAGCCAGAAGATGGGAGAAAAAGAGGATATACTAAAAATCATTTAGTACAACTTTTGCTCCTTAGTTATATGAGGCCTATTCTAACTACGGAAGAGATTAAAAAGGTATTTAGACTAGCGTTTAATGAGATTAATGATAGGGAAGATGATATAATATCCTTGGAAATAGCATATAAGGCTTTTTCAAATATACAGCAGGAAAATTATAATAATTTTTTAGCTAAAGATTATTTTAATGAAAAAGAGTTTAAAAATATGATAAAAGAAGCTAAACTAGAAGGTGAAGAAGAAGAAAGAATAATGGTATTCATTGTAGTTATGAATCTTATAGCAGAAGCTAGTGTTATTAAGAATATAGCTAAAAATGTTATTGATGAATACTTTAACGGAAGAGAATAG
- the thiD gene encoding bifunctional hydroxymethylpyrimidine kinase/phosphomethylpyrimidine kinase — MKKVLTIAGSDSCGGAGIQADIKTMSALGVYAMSIITAVTAQNTMGVFDVLEVDKKMIEAQIKCIFEDIEVDAVKIGMVSNNEIIKTIKDMLIKYKAKNIVVDPVMVSKSGYFLLREEAVEELKSLISIADVVTPNIPEAEVLSGLKINNAEDMKEAAKIIAKTGAKHVLVKGGHRCNDADDILYSGESFFTLKGDRINTKNTHGTGCTLSSAIASHIAKGYSIEKSVDLSKQYINEAIKNSFSIGKGVGPVGHFIDLYKRGGVDFE; from the coding sequence TTGAAAAAAGTTTTGACAATAGCAGGCTCAGATAGCTGCGGCGGGGCAGGTATACAGGCGGATATAAAGACAATGAGCGCTCTTGGAGTATACGCTATGAGTATTATAACAGCTGTTACAGCTCAAAATACCATGGGAGTTTTTGATGTTCTAGAAGTTGATAAAAAGATGATAGAGGCTCAAATCAAATGTATTTTTGAAGATATAGAAGTAGATGCTGTAAAAATAGGTATGGTTTCAAATAATGAAATTATAAAGACAATAAAAGATATGCTAATTAAATATAAGGCTAAAAATATAGTTGTAGATCCTGTAATGGTTTCTAAAAGTGGATATTTTCTTTTAAGGGAAGAAGCTGTAGAAGAACTTAAGAGTCTTATTTCTATTGCAGATGTAGTAACTCCTAATATACCAGAAGCAGAAGTCTTATCAGGACTAAAAATAAACAATGCAGAGGATATGAAAGAAGCAGCAAAAATAATTGCCAAAACAGGAGCTAAGCATGTATTAGTTAAGGGTGGTCATAGATGCAACGATGCTGATGATATTTTGTATAGTGGAGAGAGTTTTTTTACTTTAAAGGGTGATAGAATAAATACAAAGAATACCCATGGAACAGGCTGCACACTATCTTCAGCAATAGCATCTCATATTGCAAAGGGATATAGTATAGAGAAATCAGTAGATTTATCTAAACAGTATATAAATGAAGCAATAAAAAATTCTTTTTCAATAGGAAAAGGGGTAGGACCAGTAGGACACTTTATTGACTTATACAAACGAGGCGGTGTAGACTTTGAATAA
- the cytX gene encoding putative hydroxymethylpyrimidine transporter CytX — MNKIKNSSMFFLWAGAAISIAEIYTGSMIAPLGIKKGLLAIFIGHIIGTLFLAFGGYISFKGNRNAMEKVRDSFGGLGGKIVALLNVLQLIGWSAIMIIQGGRAISGQTKLSLNLCILVVAAAVFLWSYCFSNYTKKVNDISVIILIILCILLFFKMDGSKALSISQNISFTTAIEITIAMPVSWLPLIGDYSKDGSSGKGVFLSSFWGYFVGSVLMYSLGLAIALYTGKDIVEFLSSTGIIAALIVLLATVTTTFIDIYSAVISSKQIYSFKRNNLGIIIYCAVSTALAFIFPMENYQNFLLLIGSIFVPVYTVVFINYILKKRYKGNINIVGGIAAIAGILLYNYFNNNSLGIPTVFTFIAVAIIYVIFKNVKFLGGFEND; from the coding sequence TTGAATAAAATAAAAAATTCATCCATGTTCTTTTTATGGGCTGGTGCGGCCATATCCATAGCTGAAATATATACAGGAAGTATGATAGCACCATTAGGCATAAAAAAGGGATTACTGGCAATATTTATTGGGCACATAATAGGAACATTGTTTTTGGCTTTTGGTGGCTACATATCCTTTAAGGGAAATAGAAATGCTATGGAAAAGGTTAGGGATTCCTTTGGTGGTTTGGGAGGTAAAATAGTAGCACTTTTAAATGTTCTTCAGCTTATAGGTTGGTCCGCCATAATGATAATACAGGGAGGAAGGGCAATAAGCGGGCAAACAAAGTTATCATTAAATTTATGTATTTTAGTGGTGGCTGCAGCGGTATTTTTGTGGTCTTATTGTTTTAGTAATTATACTAAAAAAGTAAATGATATATCAGTTATTATACTTATAATATTATGCATATTATTATTTTTTAAGATGGACGGTTCAAAGGCTCTTTCAATTTCACAAAACATAAGTTTTACTACTGCAATTGAGATAACCATAGCAATGCCAGTGTCCTGGTTGCCTCTTATAGGAGATTATTCAAAGGATGGTAGTAGTGGTAAGGGAGTTTTTCTATCAAGTTTTTGGGGATATTTTGTAGGAAGTGTTTTGATGTATTCCTTAGGACTTGCAATAGCCTTATATACAGGAAAGGACATAGTGGAGTTTTTATCAAGCACAGGAATAATTGCAGCGCTGATAGTACTTTTAGCCACTGTAACTACTACCTTTATAGATATATATTCTGCAGTAATATCCTCTAAGCAAATATATAGTTTTAAAAGAAATAATTTGGGAATAATAATTTATTGTGCAGTATCTACAGCACTGGCATTTATTTTTCCTATGGAAAACTACCAAAATTTTTTGCTCCTCATAGGTAGCATATTTGTACCTGTGTACACGGTAGTTTTTATAAATTATATATTAAAGAAGAGATATAAAGGTAATATTAATATTGTGGGAGGTATAGCAGCTATAGCTGGAATATTATTATATAATTATTTTAACAATAATAGTTTAGGTATACCTACAGTATTTACATTTATTGCAGTTGCAATCATATATGTCATATTTAAGAATGTGAAATTTTTAGGAGGTTTTGAGAATGATTGA